The following proteins are co-located in the Citrobacter freundii ATCC 8090 = MTCC 1658 = NBRC 12681 genome:
- the fecE gene encoding Fe(3+) dicitrate ABC transporter ATP-binding protein FecE, whose amino-acid sequence MTLRTENLTVCYGTNKVLDGVSLALPAGKTTALLGPNGCGKSTLLNCFSRLLTPQSGGVFLGDNAINTLSSRQLARRLALLPQHHLTPEGITVQELVSYGRNPWLSLWGRLSVEDNARVQDAMHQTRIQHLADRRLTDLSGGQRQRAFLAMVLAQNTPVILLDEPTTYLDINHQVELMRLMGELRAQGKTVVAVLHDLNQASRYCDHLVVMENGHIMAQGTPEAVMNPGLLRTVFNVDTEIHPEPVSGRPMCVVR is encoded by the coding sequence ATGACATTACGAACTGAAAATCTGACGGTCTGTTACGGTACAAACAAGGTCCTTGATGGCGTTTCACTCGCCCTACCAGCGGGGAAGACAACCGCCCTGCTCGGCCCTAACGGCTGCGGGAAATCGACGTTGCTAAACTGTTTTTCACGGCTGTTAACGCCGCAATCCGGTGGCGTATTTCTCGGCGATAATGCCATCAACACGCTCTCATCACGCCAGCTAGCCCGCAGGCTGGCGCTGCTGCCCCAGCACCATTTAACGCCAGAGGGGATCACCGTCCAGGAGCTTGTTTCGTACGGTCGCAACCCGTGGTTGTCACTCTGGGGGCGCCTCTCCGTTGAAGACAATGCGCGGGTCCAAGATGCTATGCACCAGACCCGGATCCAACATCTTGCCGACCGACGGTTAACCGATCTTTCCGGCGGTCAGCGCCAGCGCGCCTTTCTGGCGATGGTCCTGGCCCAGAATACACCCGTCATACTACTCGATGAGCCAACCACCTATCTCGATATCAATCACCAGGTGGAACTGATGCGGTTGATGGGCGAACTCCGGGCTCAGGGGAAAACGGTGGTCGCAGTGCTGCACGACCTTAATCAGGCCAGTCGGTACTGCGATCATCTGGTGGTAATGGAGAACGGGCATATTATGGCGCAAGGCACTCCAGAAGCGGTGATGAACCCTGGATTGCTGAGAACCGTATTCAACGTGGATACGGAAATACACCCCGAACCAGTATCTGGTAGGCCGATGTGTGTAGTGAGATAG